A stretch of the Aneurinibacillus migulanus genome encodes the following:
- a CDS encoding response regulator aspartate phosphatase, with the protein MRGDLNVISSEQVMELLNNWYIQMREENLEKVAFIKRDVAEKITRMEKNQTLLLYYSLLEFRYKLLLENVADLTSPLEKTNPEELDNLLAYYYYFFQGMYEYNLRNYYEALSYYKLAEKKLETIGDEIEKAEFHHKVAWTFSYTRQILLAIQHILKAKEIFDKYENYKHRQADCENLLGICWMIKNKFKESEEHFNNALSLTNMVKHNTRLRCRITYNLGLLYSEQNLSELAIDHLSCSYNMEKNYRTLYALAREYFKVGKNQEAINSIQEGVAACNKLNNEEYLHHFNILNVLNANAKEYEIQQAFQEGIAYFQKKKIWGFVKDYAEKFAYYFCQNRQYQKACTYYQLALEANNKTKRED; encoded by the coding sequence ATGAGAGGGGATCTCAATGTCATTAGTTCGGAACAAGTTATGGAGTTGCTTAATAACTGGTACATACAAATGCGGGAAGAAAATCTAGAAAAAGTAGCCTTCATTAAACGTGATGTGGCTGAAAAAATTACACGGATGGAAAAGAACCAGACACTTCTACTGTACTATTCCTTGCTAGAATTTCGTTATAAGTTATTACTTGAAAATGTAGCAGATTTGACATCCCCTTTAGAAAAAACGAATCCTGAGGAACTAGATAACTTACTCGCATATTATTATTATTTTTTTCAGGGCATGTACGAATACAATTTAAGAAATTATTATGAGGCTCTTTCCTATTACAAACTTGCAGAGAAAAAGTTAGAAACAATCGGTGATGAAATTGAGAAAGCAGAATTTCATCATAAAGTCGCCTGGACATTTAGCTATACGCGGCAGATATTGCTAGCCATTCAACATATTCTAAAGGCAAAAGAGATTTTCGATAAATATGAAAACTATAAACATAGACAAGCTGACTGTGAAAACTTACTAGGGATTTGCTGGATGATTAAAAATAAATTCAAAGAGTCTGAGGAGCATTTCAACAATGCTTTATCCCTTACAAATATGGTTAAGCATAATACAAGATTAAGGTGTCGCATTACATATAATTTAGGTCTACTCTATTCGGAACAAAACCTATCCGAACTTGCTATTGACCATTTGAGTTGTTCATATAATATGGAGAAAAATTATCGAACTTTATATGCTTTAGCAAGAGAGTACTTTAAAGTAGGTAAAAATCAAGAGGCCATAAACTCAATCCAAGAAGGTGTAGCAGCTTGTAATAAATTGAATAACGAAGAGTATTTACACCATTTTAATATTCTTAATGTTTTGAATGCAAATGCGAAAGAATACGAAATCCAACAGGCGTTTCAAGAAGGCATAGCCTACTTCCAAAAGAAAAAAATTTGGGGATTTGTCAAAGATTATGCCGAGAAATTCGCCTACTACTTTTGCCAAAACAGGCAATACCAAAAAGCTTGTACCTATTATCAATTAGCTCTAGAAGCTAATAATAAAACCAAAAGGGAGGATTAG
- a CDS encoding ArsB/NhaD family transporter: MEQQAIIAIGVFLVTYALIISEKIHRTIVAMLGGALMVVLGIVDQETAIHHIDFNTLGLLTGMMIIVAITAQTGLFKFIAIWSAKKVNGEPVKILIALSMITAIGSAFLDNVTTVLLMVPVTFSITRQLRISALPFLISEILTANIGGTATMIGDPPNIMIGSAVKELTFVAFINNLTFISIVILIITVAILALLYRKQIQTTEELKAGLMDLNEKDEITDTTLLKKCLLILALTIGGFFIHQIVHVESATIALLGAFVLLLLTGEHYLEDALPKVEWTTIFFFIGLFVLVSGLVETGVIAQLATKAIELTEGNLVATSLLILWMSAIASAFVDNIPFVATMIPMIQEMGRIGISDLEPLWWSLALGACLGGNGTLIGASANLIVAGMAAKEGQNISFLKFLWIGFPLMILSIVISTIYIYLRYLI; the protein is encoded by the coding sequence ATGGAACAACAAGCAATTATAGCCATCGGAGTTTTCCTGGTTACATACGCCTTGATTATCTCCGAAAAAATCCACCGGACAATCGTAGCCATGCTAGGGGGCGCGCTCATGGTTGTCCTTGGAATCGTGGACCAAGAGACCGCGATTCACCATATCGATTTCAATACACTCGGACTGTTGACCGGGATGATGATTATCGTGGCAATTACTGCGCAAACCGGACTTTTTAAATTTATTGCCATTTGGTCGGCCAAAAAAGTAAATGGTGAGCCTGTTAAAATCCTCATCGCGCTCAGCATGATTACAGCAATTGGTTCTGCGTTTCTCGATAACGTAACGACGGTCCTGCTGATGGTACCGGTAACGTTCAGTATTACACGCCAGTTGCGTATTTCTGCACTTCCGTTCCTTATCTCAGAAATCCTTACTGCCAATATTGGAGGAACGGCCACAATGATCGGTGATCCGCCGAATATTATGATTGGCAGCGCAGTTAAGGAACTGACATTTGTGGCATTTATCAATAATCTCACATTTATTTCCATCGTAATTCTTATTATTACCGTTGCCATTCTTGCACTTCTGTACCGCAAACAAATACAGACAACAGAAGAATTAAAAGCAGGACTAATGGATTTGAATGAAAAAGATGAGATTACTGATACGACCCTACTGAAAAAATGTTTGCTCATTCTCGCATTGACGATCGGCGGATTTTTCATTCATCAAATCGTCCATGTCGAATCTGCAACTATCGCTCTGCTTGGTGCGTTCGTTCTTCTACTGTTGACAGGTGAGCACTATCTTGAAGATGCCCTGCCGAAAGTAGAATGGACAACCATCTTCTTCTTTATTGGTCTATTTGTTCTTGTATCCGGTCTCGTGGAAACCGGCGTTATCGCCCAACTAGCAACAAAGGCAATTGAATTGACGGAGGGCAACCTTGTGGCTACTTCATTGCTCATCCTGTGGATGAGCGCTATCGCATCCGCCTTTGTCGATAATATTCCGTTCGTCGCTACGATGATTCCGATGATTCAAGAGATGGGTAGAATCGGTATTTCCGACCTGGAACCTCTCTGGTGGTCTCTGGCGCTTGGCGCATGTCTTGGAGGCAATGGAACATTGATTGGCGCGAGTGCCAATCTAATTGTTGCAGGCATGGCTGCCAAAGAAGGACAAAATATCTCCTTCTTGAAATTTCTGTGGATCGGCTTCCCGCTGATGATTTTGTCCATTGTGATTTCTACGATATATATATATCTGCGTTATCTTATATAG
- a CDS encoding TVP38/TMEM64 family protein has protein sequence MNKKVISILLFVLIVVLGYTQKDIWVEWMKQGGMLAVIVSISLVAIDVFFPIIPFPILAGMIGGFFGVWQGTSITLTGAMLGTMILFFLVRYGFRDWAESYVNKHPKVNEYKQSFEKNSFVAIFLSRAIPVVPSLAVNAVCGLSNVRWSTFFLASLLGKIPNNLLVNFAGANFEKSKWFSFGIYGAYMLIIFIITYIMTYRKLSRAQVQGADE, from the coding sequence ATGAATAAAAAAGTTATTAGTATTCTTCTTTTCGTTCTGATTGTTGTTTTGGGTTACACACAAAAAGATATATGGGTGGAATGGATGAAACAAGGTGGTATGCTTGCGGTGATCGTTAGCATATCGCTTGTTGCTATCGACGTGTTCTTTCCCATTATTCCGTTTCCTATCCTGGCTGGAATGATTGGGGGCTTTTTTGGTGTTTGGCAAGGGACAAGTATTACGTTAACAGGTGCAATGTTGGGTACGATGATTTTATTTTTTCTGGTACGCTACGGCTTCCGCGATTGGGCGGAAAGCTATGTAAACAAGCATCCAAAAGTGAATGAATACAAGCAGTCTTTTGAGAAAAATTCGTTTGTAGCGATATTTCTTAGCCGGGCTATTCCGGTAGTTCCATCTCTTGCAGTGAACGCGGTTTGCGGTCTAAGTAACGTAAGATGGTCTACCTTTTTCTTAGCTTCGTTGCTAGGGAAAATACCGAATAATTTATTGGTTAACTTTGCTGGAGCAAATTTTGAAAAGAGCAAGTGGTTCTCATTTGGGATATATGGGGCCTATATGTTAATCATTTTTATTATCACCTATATCATGACATATAGAAAACTGTCACGAGCACAAGTACAAGGAGCAGATGAATAA